CATTGGCGCCATTTGGGCCATGAAATTCTCTCTTGATGGCAGATatctggctgctgctggccaagatcGTGTCCTGCGGGTGTGGAAGGTCTGCACTCGACCTCAAAACTCTCCTTACGAAGACTACTTTGGATTCAAGGGCACCAAAATGTACGCCCCTGTGTTTGAAGAGAGCCCTGAACGCGAATTCCGGGGTCATGAAGGAGACATTTTGGATCTGTCATGGTCCAAGAACAACTTCCTCATCTCTTCATCTATGGACAAGACTGTGAGATTGTGGCACCCTGACCGTCAGGAGGAGATCGCTAGTTTCCCTCACAATGATTTTGTCACTTGCGTGGAATTCCATCCCAAGGACGACCGATTCTTCGTTTCTGGTTCCATGGACCGACAGCTGCGACTGTGGTCTATCCTGGACAATCAGGTTGCCTTCGCTAGACAGGTTCCCGACATTGTCACCGCCGTGGCGTTCACCCCCAACGGCAATACTGTCATTGCAGGATGTTTGCGAGGTCAGTTGTACTTTTACCAGACCCACCAGCTTGTTCTGCAGACCCAATTGCAGGTACGAATCTCAACCAAGGTCAAGCATGCATACAAGAGCAAAATTACCGGCATCCAGGTGGTGACGGAGCCCAAAAAGTCGCGCACTCACAACAATATTTATAACCCCATGCACGCTGCCGTGGCAGCTGAGGACGATTACAAGATGCTCATTACAACCAATGACTCGCGCATCCGGTTGTACAACTACCGAACCAAGGCTCTGATTGCCAAGTACCGAGGTCTGGACAATGATCATTCTCAGATCAAAGCCTCATTTTCGGACGACTACAGATTCATCATTTCTGGATCTGAGGGAGAAAGAACCTACATCTGGGACACCATCAGATCCGATAGTGGTACAGGTCTTAACCACGTGTCTTCAAAAACAATCAAAGCCTACGAGTACTTTCACTCACATCAGAGCACAGTCACCGTGGCACTGTTTGCTCCTCTGCAGACTcgacagctgctggatctggctcATGATCCTATCTATTCCATCGTCAACCCTCCAAAGGTAGTTTTGGGACAGAACGACATGACTCCCGAAAAGGCTCTGTATCCTCACCACGACGGTCATATCATCGTGGCTGCTGACTATTCGGGTAAGATCAAGGTGTTCAGACAGGACTCTGCCTACACCAAGCGAAAGCTCGCCGAGGACTCTGCATCTTTTATCCAGTCGCGACGTTCGCTAAACAGCATTGGAGGTGCCTCTGGCAGGTCATCTCCTCGAGGCAGATCTTCAcgatcttcttctgcatcCGCCTGGAACCGATTCTCTCGAGGAGTGAGATCTCCCGCTGTCTCACCTGGTACATCGGTTCATAGAAAGAGTTTTGGCGCCTCTACCAGCACTGGGCCGGCTCCTTTCGGTGTGATTGCTAACGGTCTTTCCAGCGCCAACCACACCATCATGGATCCTTCCACGTTCCCAAGGGCACGCAAGTCTTCCACTTCTGGTCTTTCCCAGATTTCGAGACGTACTTCGGAGTCTCTGTTCTCTCCCGAAAAGTCAGTTCCTGAAATTCATGTCAATGATGAGGACGGTCGTGAGATCGAGCCTACTGGTAGCATCAGATCCAACTCAGTTCTCATGACGGACTCCgaccaggagctggacgaggacACGGACCAGGAGGAGCAAGATGAGCTCACTGAGCAGGCTTCTCTGGTATGCGAGAAGTGTGGCTCGCAGAACTTCAAAGTGAGAGTCATTGAAGGCATGGTGAttctctgctgctcggCTTGCCGAACACCCATCAGTGAAGCAGCATCTACATAACATTTCACCCAGACTCTTTGAATATAAATTCACCACTTGTTGCAACTGTAACCTTTATCTTAACACTGCGTGTAGCGTGACGATTTAACGTGCTTGTGTAGCATAACCATCTAAATATAGACCATGGAAGGagtgtatgtacatactgtatatatacatatcGATACCAATACAGCTGTGCACTGTAGACatccagtacatacgagtacggTAATTGAAAGCGTTTCCACGGATCAGTGTATCTACAGAGTGGGTCTCTGTTTTCCGGTATACATGATTTGTTTCCATCGCAAGCTTAGATTGTGTTATTATTGTAGCTACGCCATAAAAATCTGCTCGTATCAGTAGAGAAAGCTACCCCTATTGGGAAGTTGgggggtacttgtagttgccctggtgtacttgtagagtcATCCACTGGCCGAAAGTGGAACcggtacaggtacagtatgtagtgtAGGTGTATCTTCCTCGCAATACAAATGAAGCCTCACGCACTCAACGATTAGTATTTGCATCATACGATTCAATGAATGAAGCATATACACAATACCAATCATATCAATCTCCATCAATCAGCGTTGCCTCTGGTGGTGGTTATAACATTCAGCCTATCCCAGGGCTTGATTTTAAATGCTCGTTTGATGGTATGGTATGGTTCAACTTTAGTGCACGTTTAGTATGCCTTCGTACCATTGGAAAACGTCTTGGTATAAGGACACTGTGTGCAGCGGCCTGGGCAGGTGTCAGAGAGTACATGAAGCACTATACTTTAGCTACAAGTTGTAGGTGGAACCCTTCGGGTTATTTCCGTAACCACGAAGATGTCGTTATCGGTGTCCGTTGCTCGTCGCGTCAATTCTGGTGCTGAACACGAACAAATTGCACAATCGCTTGTAGATCAGTTTCAGCTGCATGTACGGCGTTGCTTGGTCAAACTGTGTGCACTCTGGCATGAACCTTTCTTTATGGCTGGAGATGCCGTTGTCGACCGTTTCGGACTCGGTCATTAGTTTGTCTCAATAAAATATTATTCGCCTTGTATTTAGGTTGTGCGCCAGTGCCATAGATCACCACGAAAAGAAACTGGACTTGCCTTTCATAGATGTATAGTAATTGCAATAACACGCTTCGACAGCAATAGAGAAAACCTGAATACCAATTTCGCAATCTCAACCTCCCACGAACAAAAGAGACAAATGACCCCCAAGCTCTTGGCAGGCACATCGGTGCAGCTACCCGCAAAATCTCGCAAAAGAAACCAGACAGCGACAAACCAAATCCATGAAAAAGTTCATAAATTGGCTGTGATGGCCCACCCAATACTTTGGGACTGAGTTTGTGACGTGCAGCTACAGCGCACCAAGCAGAGCAACGGGACCTCTGTCTGGGAGTTATATAGATAGATCGCTTTGGCTTGCGGTTGGCACTCTCTGAAAAGTTTGGTCCCCGTCGATTCGCTTACAATATTCTCCAGTTTAGGTCCTTTCTGTACACCAAACTGAAAAATAAGGAACTAGTTACCTAACCAGGTTCAGAACCAACAACAGCGCACACTCGACGCATCATATTGCCTGAATCACCACCAATGGTCTTCAAGTACATCGGAGACACTTTGGGTCTTACCCCGGTGCTCAAGTCATCCTGGGACGTCCATGCTCTCATTATCATGCGATTTTTCCGACTCATGGCGTTTGGCCAGATCTCTGTCATTCTCGCCCAGTTTTTTGATGCCCATGGCTTCTCTCAGGACAAGACCGGTCTTTTCATGTCCCTGACTCTCGCCGGAGACGTTGGCCTGTCCCTGTTCCTTACCACATATGGTGACCGACTCGGCCGAAAGAATGTGCTCCTTATTGGAGCCGGCCTCATGACCCTC
This genomic interval from Yarrowia lipolytica chromosome 1E, complete sequence contains the following:
- a CDS encoding uncharacterized protein (Compare to YALI0E03850g, some similarities with uniprot|CAB16599 Schizosaccharomyces pombe SPAC3H5.08C WD repeat protein), translating into MAAIREYVGSLLNNATGGSANNSNSGINSAPDSAGTSPKKHSLALPHTPPTGTSRAASHSSAFNSASDEADDNVQFRDIHPAALVRTETEDVDRQLNHFHFEDRGASSEPEQIPLRGRQGRKDDPYGSTFFSAKETFLDGRDRDIKLVIPETRDSRELSRPRRSPVSATASSHSGGGFFSRILQKRKNSGRQSIEAEEQEDDEQDQDGEDKRAEGWCADVMGYAPNYSMFSDLKYVKVRAHHRPSHQKKRNFDRLFLAQELRTHDPSDPLATDNSRLASQTAQKVISSSPIGAIWAMKFSLDGRYLAAAGQDRVLRVWKVCTRPQNSPYEDYFGFKGTKMYAPVFEESPEREFRGHEGDILDLSWSKNNFLISSSMDKTVRLWHPDRQEEIASFPHNDFVTCVEFHPKDDRFFVSGSMDRQLRLWSILDNQVAFARQVPDIVTAVAFTPNGNTVIAGCLRGQLYFYQTHQLVLQTQLQVRISTKVKHAYKSKITGIQVVTEPKKSRTHNNIYNPMHAAVAAEDDYKMLITTNDSRIRLYNYRTKALIAKYRGLDNDHSQIKASFSDDYRFIISGSEGERTYIWDTIRSDSGTGLNHVSSKTIKAYEYFHSHQSTVTVALFAPLQTRQLLDLAHDPIYSIVNPPKVVLGQNDMTPEKALYPHHDGHIIVAADYSGKIKVFRQDSAYTKRKLAEDSASFIQSRRSLNSIGGASGRSSPRGRSSRSSSASAWNRFSRGVRSPAVSPGTSVHRKSFGASTSTGPAPFGVIANGLSSANHTIMDPSTFPRARKSSTSGLSQISRRTSESLFSPEKSVPEIHVNDEDGREIEPTGSIRSNSVLMTDSDQELDEDTDQEEQDELTEQASLVCEKCGSQNFKVRVIEGMVILCCSACRTPISEAAST